Proteins from a genomic interval of Erwinia sp. SLM-02:
- a CDS encoding L,D-transpeptidase family protein produces MKPLFRFAFMVTLLTGAYSASATEYPLPPDDSRLIGENSTYIVPSDGRPLEAVAKDYMIGLLGMLEANPGTDPWLPKAGTQLTIPTQMLLPDTKREGIVINVAELRLYYYPKDENKVIVYPIGIGQLGANTPAMVTSISQKIPNPTWTPTPNIRKRYAAKGETLPVTVPAGPDNPMGLYAMRLAYGKGHYLIHGTNADFGIGMRVSSGCIRLRPNDIEALFNSVPKGTRVQVINQPVKYAVEPDGKRWIEVHQPLSHNENDDPQTMPIALSPGAKKFISSATSDDAVIKAAITRRSGMPVLVNEGEEVKDDASVPAFLHQQSVDGSKSQPAGITQVGGESVQN; encoded by the coding sequence ATGAAACCTCTGTTCCGATTTGCATTTATGGTTACTCTGCTGACCGGGGCGTACAGCGCCAGTGCTACCGAATATCCTCTTCCGCCTGACGACAGCCGCCTGATTGGTGAAAACAGCACCTATATTGTGCCCAGTGACGGTCGGCCGCTGGAGGCCGTGGCGAAGGATTACATGATTGGCCTGCTGGGGATGCTGGAAGCCAATCCGGGAACCGACCCCTGGCTGCCGAAGGCCGGAACGCAGTTGACGATCCCTACCCAGATGCTGCTGCCCGATACCAAACGTGAAGGCATCGTGATCAACGTGGCGGAACTGCGGCTTTACTACTACCCGAAAGATGAAAACAAAGTCATCGTCTACCCGATCGGCATCGGCCAGCTGGGCGCGAATACCCCGGCGATGGTCACCAGCATCAGCCAGAAAATCCCCAACCCGACGTGGACGCCTACGCCCAACATCCGCAAACGCTACGCCGCCAAAGGGGAAACCCTGCCGGTGACCGTTCCTGCCGGACCGGACAACCCGATGGGCCTGTATGCAATGCGGCTGGCCTACGGCAAGGGCCACTATCTGATCCACGGTACTAACGCTGATTTTGGCATCGGTATGCGCGTCAGCTCCGGCTGCATTCGCCTGCGGCCGAACGATATTGAAGCGCTGTTCAACAGCGTGCCGAAGGGAACGCGCGTTCAGGTGATTAACCAGCCGGTGAAATACGCCGTGGAGCCTGACGGCAAGCGCTGGATTGAAGTTCACCAGCCGCTTTCACACAACGAGAACGACGATCCGCAAACCATGCCTATTGCCCTCAGTCCGGGCGCGAAGAAGTTTATCAGCAGTGCTACCAGCGACGATGCGGTGATCAAAGCAGCAATAACGCGTCGCTCCGGTATGCCGGTTCTGGTCAACGAAGGGGAGGAAGTGAAAGATGATGCTTCAGTGCCCGCATTTCTTCATCAGCAGTCCGTAGACGGTTCCAAATCGCAACCGGCGGGGATTACTCAGGTTGGCGGTGAAAGCGTTCAGAATTGA
- the pykF gene encoding pyruvate kinase PykF: MKKTKIVCTIGPKTESEEMLTNLLEAGMNVMRLNFSHGNYEEHGQRIANLRAVVKNTGHQAAILLDTKGPEIRTMKLEGGNDVALTAGQTFTFTTDQSVIGNNERVAVTYTGFAADLKVGDTILVDDGLIGMEVTDVTETTVVCKVRNNGDLGENKGVNLPGVSIQLPALAEKDKLDLIFGCEQGVDFIAASFIRKRSDVLEIREHLKAHGGENIQIISKIENQEGLNNFDEILDASDGIMVARGDLGVEIPVEEVIFAQKMMIKKCNRARKVVITATQMLDSMIKNPRPTRAEAGDVANAILDGTDAVMLSGESAKGKYPLESVGIMATICERTDRVMKSRIDARNDDRKMRITEAVCRGAVETAENLEAPVIVVATEGGKSAKSIRKYFPHATILALTTNELTSRQLLLTKGVITSLVQEIASTDDFYRLGKEAALASGYAQKGDVVVMVSGALVPSGTTNTASVHVL, translated from the coding sequence ATGAAAAAGACTAAAATTGTTTGCACCATCGGTCCAAAAACTGAATCTGAAGAGATGCTGACCAACCTGCTTGAAGCAGGGATGAACGTTATGCGTCTGAACTTCTCACACGGTAACTATGAAGAGCACGGTCAGCGTATTGCTAACCTGCGCGCGGTCGTGAAAAACACCGGACACCAGGCCGCTATCCTGCTGGATACGAAAGGCCCGGAAATCCGCACCATGAAACTGGAAGGCGGTAACGATGTTGCCCTGACCGCAGGCCAGACCTTCACCTTCACCACCGACCAGAGCGTGATCGGCAATAACGAACGCGTTGCGGTGACCTACACCGGCTTCGCGGCAGACCTGAAAGTCGGCGATACCATCCTGGTTGACGACGGCCTGATCGGTATGGAAGTGACCGACGTCACCGAAACCACCGTAGTCTGCAAGGTCCGTAACAACGGCGATCTGGGCGAGAACAAAGGCGTTAACCTGCCGGGCGTCTCTATTCAGCTGCCGGCTCTGGCAGAAAAAGATAAGCTCGACCTGATCTTCGGCTGCGAACAGGGCGTTGACTTCATCGCTGCGTCCTTTATTCGTAAGCGTTCAGACGTGCTGGAGATCCGTGAGCACCTGAAAGCCCACGGTGGCGAAAACATCCAGATCATCTCAAAAATCGAGAATCAGGAAGGTCTGAACAACTTCGATGAGATCCTTGATGCTTCTGACGGCATCATGGTCGCCCGTGGCGACCTGGGCGTTGAGATCCCGGTTGAAGAAGTGATCTTTGCCCAGAAGATGATGATCAAGAAATGTAATCGCGCACGCAAAGTGGTGATCACCGCCACCCAGATGCTGGATTCGATGATCAAAAACCCGCGCCCTACCCGTGCAGAAGCCGGTGACGTGGCGAACGCCATCCTCGACGGCACCGACGCCGTGATGCTGTCCGGTGAGAGCGCCAAGGGTAAATACCCGCTGGAATCCGTCGGGATTATGGCCACCATCTGCGAACGTACCGATCGCGTGATGAAGAGCCGCATTGATGCCCGTAACGACGATCGTAAAATGCGCATCACCGAAGCGGTGTGCCGCGGTGCGGTTGAAACGGCTGAAAATCTGGAAGCACCGGTGATTGTGGTTGCCACCGAAGGCGGTAAATCAGCCAAATCCATCCGTAAATACTTCCCGCACGCGACCATCCTCGCGCTGACCACTAACGAACTGACCAGCCGCCAGCTGCTGCTCACCAAAGGGGTCATTACCAGCCTGGTGCAGGAAATCGCCTCTACCGACGATTTCTACCGCCTGGGTAAAGAAGCGGCGCTGGCCAGCGGCTACGCGCAGAAGGGTGACGTTGTGGTGATGGTTTCCGGTGCGCTGGTGCCGAGCGGGACAACCAACACGGCTTCCGTCCACGTTCTGTAA
- a CDS encoding major outer membrane lipoprotein, protein MNRTKLVLGAVILASTMLAGCSSNAKIDQLSSDVQTLNAKVDQLSNDVNAVRSDVQAAKDDAARANQRLDNQAHSYRK, encoded by the coding sequence ATGAATCGTACTAAACTGGTACTGGGCGCGGTAATCCTGGCTTCAACTATGCTGGCTGGTTGCTCAAGCAACGCTAAAATCGACCAGCTGTCTTCTGACGTTCAGACTCTGAACGCTAAAGTTGACCAGCTGAGCAACGACGTGAACGCAGTTCGCTCTGACGTTCAGGCTGCTAAAGATGACGCAGCTCGTGCTAACCAGCGTCTGGACAACCAGGCTCACTCTTACCGTAAGTAA
- the punR gene encoding DNA-binding transcriptional activator PunR yields the protein MWSEHSLEVIEAVARTGSFTAAAAELHRVPSAVSYTVRQLEQWLAVSLFERRHRDVVLTEAGRVFSEEGRSVIKKMLSTRRRCQQVANGWRGQINIAVDRIVRPQRTRQLIVDFYRHFPDMELHIFPEVFNGVWDALADGRVDVAIGATQAVPVGGRFAFRDMGSLNWRCVVQSGHTLLAQPGPLSDDLLREWPSMTLEDTSRSLPKRTTWTLDNQRRLVVPDWESALDCLRAGLCVGMIPGHFAQTWIAQGGIAELALANPFPISPCCLSWSEQSASPALSWLLEYLGDSETLNAEWLCEPSA from the coding sequence ATGTGGTCAGAACATTCTCTGGAAGTGATTGAAGCGGTGGCCAGAACCGGCAGCTTTACCGCCGCGGCGGCTGAACTTCACCGGGTCCCCTCCGCCGTGAGCTATACGGTGCGCCAGCTGGAGCAGTGGCTGGCCGTCAGCCTGTTTGAGCGCCGCCACCGGGATGTGGTACTGACCGAGGCCGGGCGCGTATTCAGCGAGGAAGGGCGTTCTGTTATCAAAAAAATGCTTTCCACGCGCCGGCGCTGCCAGCAGGTGGCAAACGGCTGGCGTGGCCAGATTAATATTGCCGTCGATCGCATCGTCAGACCGCAGCGCACCCGCCAGCTTATCGTCGATTTCTATCGTCACTTTCCCGACATGGAACTGCATATATTCCCCGAGGTGTTTAACGGCGTATGGGATGCCCTGGCGGATGGGCGCGTGGATGTGGCGATCGGTGCCACCCAGGCGGTGCCGGTAGGGGGGCGTTTTGCCTTTCGAGATATGGGCAGCCTGAACTGGCGCTGTGTGGTGCAAAGCGGGCATACCTTGCTGGCACAGCCGGGGCCGCTCAGTGACGACCTGCTGCGCGAGTGGCCCTCCATGACGCTGGAAGACACCTCGCGATCGTTGCCAAAACGCACCACCTGGACGCTGGATAATCAACGACGGCTGGTGGTCCCGGACTGGGAAAGCGCCCTGGACTGTCTGCGTGCCGGGCTGTGCGTGGGGATGATCCCGGGGCACTTTGCGCAAACCTGGATCGCTCAGGGAGGGATCGCCGAACTGGCGCTGGCGAATCCGTTTCCGATCAGCCCCTGCTGCCTGAGCTGGTCGGAACAGAGCGCCTCACCCGCGCTGAGCTGGCTGCTGGAGTATCTTGGCGACAGCGAAACGCTGAATGCGGAATGGCTGTGTGAACCGTCCGCCTGA
- a CDS encoding C40 family peptidase, giving the protein MRLIITLGMLAFAQLFFNLAHASPHAPVNANQHKVDHNTAREDERRKRRPVKAASTKKVKEPLVKKTKAPALKQAKVSASQKAKLKKSQEATAAREVKTTRIGKMEKKRYGRERLASLQTKKGRKGPLRAIERDEVESPESPLKLSKAHRARYQKARETAMNKLMGQLGKPYQWGGTSPQTGFDCSGLVWYAYKDLVKFKIPRTANEMYHLRDAAAIKRDKLEKGDLVFFRINGRGTADHVGVYLGGGKFIQSPRTGKDIQVSALGDDYWQEHYIGARRMMTPKTIR; this is encoded by the coding sequence TTGCGTTTAATCATCACGCTTGGCATGCTGGCCTTCGCCCAGCTGTTCTTTAATCTGGCGCATGCATCGCCTCATGCTCCCGTTAACGCTAATCAGCACAAAGTTGACCACAACACCGCACGTGAGGATGAGCGCCGCAAGCGTCGCCCGGTGAAAGCCGCCTCAACCAAAAAAGTTAAAGAACCCCTCGTTAAAAAAACCAAAGCGCCCGCGCTTAAACAAGCCAAAGTCTCTGCGTCCCAAAAGGCAAAGCTGAAAAAAAGTCAGGAAGCCACTGCCGCTCGCGAAGTGAAAACAACGCGCATCGGTAAAATGGAGAAAAAGCGCTACGGTCGCGAGCGTCTGGCATCATTACAGACCAAAAAAGGCAGGAAAGGCCCGCTGCGCGCTATCGAGCGTGATGAAGTTGAGTCGCCTGAATCCCCGCTTAAGCTGAGTAAGGCGCACCGCGCCCGCTACCAGAAAGCGCGTGAAACCGCGATGAACAAGCTGATGGGCCAGCTCGGTAAGCCCTATCAGTGGGGCGGCACGTCGCCGCAGACGGGTTTCGACTGCAGTGGGCTGGTGTGGTATGCCTATAAAGATCTGGTGAAATTCAAAATCCCGCGCACGGCAAATGAAATGTATCACCTGCGCGATGCCGCTGCGATCAAGCGCGACAAGCTTGAAAAAGGTGACCTGGTGTTCTTCCGTATCAACGGCCGCGGCACTGCCGATCACGTTGGTGTGTATCTTGGCGGTGGGAAATTCATTCAGTCGCCGAGAACCGGCAAAGATATCCAGGTGAGCGCGCTGGGCGATGATTACTGGCAGGAGCACTACATTGGTGCCCGTCGGATGATGACACCCAAAACCATTCGCTGA
- a CDS encoding Grx4 family monothiol glutaredoxin yields the protein MSTVEKIQRQIAENPILLYMKGSPKLPSCGFSAQAVQALSACGERFAYVDILLNPDIRAEMPAYANWPTFPQLWVDGELVGGCDIIIEMFQRGELQQLIKETAQKYPAPAAE from the coding sequence ATGAGTACTGTTGAGAAAATTCAGCGCCAGATCGCAGAAAACCCAATCCTGCTGTATATGAAAGGCTCACCTAAGCTGCCAAGCTGCGGATTCTCCGCACAGGCCGTACAGGCACTTTCTGCCTGTGGCGAACGCTTTGCCTACGTTGATATCCTGCTGAACCCGGATATCCGTGCAGAGATGCCCGCTTACGCTAACTGGCCAACCTTCCCACAGCTGTGGGTAGACGGTGAGCTGGTCGGCGGCTGCGACATCATTATCGAGATGTTCCAGCGCGGCGAGCTGCAGCAGCTGATCAAAGAGACCGCGCAGAAATACCCGGCACCGGCTGCGGAATAA
- the cfa gene encoding cyclopropane fatty acyl phospholipid synthase produces the protein MSSSCIEEVSLEHNQWYRIVQEMLRKADIEINGSRPWDIRITHPDFFKRVLQEGSLGLGESYMDGWWQCDRLDIFFQRVLLAKLDQQLPHHFKDTLRVAAARLTNLQSRKRAWIVGKEHYDLGNDLFSLMLDPYMQYSCGYWKEAETLEQAQEAKLKMICEKLQLSPGMSLLDIGCGWGGLAEYAARHYGVSVFGVTISAEQQKMAQQRCEGLDVTILLQDYRDLNQQFDRIVSVGMFEHVGPKNYATYFSVVDRNLKPDGIFLLHTIGANKTDENVDAWINKYIFPNGCLPSVRHIANASEPHFVMEDWHNIGADYDLTLMAWYHRFLAAWPELADNYGERFKRMFSYYLNACAGAFRARDIQLWQVVFTHGADGGLRVAR, from the coding sequence ATGAGTTCATCGTGTATAGAAGAAGTGAGCCTGGAACACAACCAGTGGTACCGAATTGTCCAGGAGATGTTGCGCAAGGCTGACATAGAAATAAACGGTTCCCGTCCATGGGATATCAGAATCACACATCCGGACTTTTTTAAACGCGTGCTGCAGGAAGGCTCGCTCGGTTTGGGTGAAAGCTATATGGACGGCTGGTGGCAGTGCGATCGGCTGGATATTTTTTTCCAACGCGTGCTGCTGGCAAAACTCGATCAACAACTCCCCCACCATTTCAAAGATACGCTGCGCGTTGCCGCCGCGCGTCTGACCAATCTTCAGTCGCGTAAAAGAGCGTGGATCGTCGGTAAAGAGCATTACGATCTCGGTAATGACCTGTTTTCACTGATGCTTGACCCGTATATGCAATATTCCTGCGGTTACTGGAAAGAGGCAGAAACGCTTGAGCAGGCGCAGGAAGCAAAGTTGAAAATGATCTGCGAAAAGCTCCAGCTTTCACCCGGTATGTCGCTGCTGGATATCGGCTGCGGCTGGGGTGGGCTGGCGGAATATGCCGCTCGCCACTACGGCGTCAGCGTGTTTGGGGTGACAATTTCTGCCGAACAGCAAAAGATGGCCCAGCAGCGCTGTGAAGGGCTGGACGTCACCATTCTTTTGCAGGATTACCGCGATTTAAATCAGCAGTTCGACAGAATTGTTTCGGTAGGGATGTTTGAACACGTCGGTCCTAAAAATTACGCGACCTATTTTTCCGTCGTCGACCGTAATTTAAAACCGGACGGTATTTTCCTGCTGCATACCATCGGAGCGAATAAGACCGATGAAAATGTGGATGCGTGGATCAATAAATATATTTTCCCTAACGGTTGCCTGCCCTCTGTGCGGCATATTGCCAACGCCAGTGAGCCACATTTCGTGATGGAGGACTGGCACAATATTGGTGCCGATTACGATCTGACGCTGATGGCCTGGTATCATCGATTCCTGGCTGCCTGGCCGGAACTGGCGGATAACTACGGCGAACGCTTTAAGCGCATGTTTAGTTATTATCTTAACGCCTGTGCGGGTGCCTTCCGCGCGCGTGATATTCAGCTGTGGCAGGTGGTGTTTACCCACGGCGCTGACGGCGGGCTGCGTGTGGCACGCTGA
- a CDS encoding riboflavin synthase subunit alpha, translated as MFTGIVQGTAEVLAIEEKPNFRTHIIKMPEALLPGLELGASVSHNGCCLTVTEVNGDRVSFDLVKETLRITNLGDLKEGDTVNVERAAKFSDEIGGHLMSGHIMTTAEISKIITSENNREIWFKVQDADQMKYILHKGFVGIDGISLTVGEVTKTRFCVHLIPETLARTTLGAKRLGHRVNIEIDPHTQAIVETVERVLAQREASLLLAAAAAEEAAE; from the coding sequence ATGTTTACCGGAATTGTGCAGGGCACGGCTGAAGTGCTGGCAATTGAAGAGAAACCCAATTTTCGCACCCACATTATTAAAATGCCGGAAGCCCTGCTGCCAGGGCTGGAGCTGGGTGCGTCGGTTTCCCATAACGGCTGCTGCCTGACGGTGACGGAAGTTAACGGCGATCGCGTGAGTTTTGACCTGGTCAAAGAGACGCTACGCATTACCAACCTCGGCGATTTGAAAGAGGGTGATACGGTAAACGTTGAGCGCGCGGCTAAATTCAGCGACGAAATTGGCGGTCATCTGATGTCGGGTCACATTATGACCACGGCGGAAATCAGCAAAATCATCACCTCAGAAAACAACCGGGAAATTTGGTTTAAGGTGCAGGACGCCGACCAGATGAAATACATTCTGCATAAAGGTTTTGTTGGCATTGACGGCATCAGCCTGACGGTGGGGGAAGTTACCAAAACCCGATTCTGCGTGCATCTGATCCCAGAAACCCTTGCCAGAACCACGCTGGGCGCCAAGCGTCTGGGCCACCGGGTGAATATTGAGATCGATCCACATACCCAGGCGATTGTCGAAACCGTTGAACGCGTACTGGCACAGCGTGAAGCGTCGCTGCTGCTGGCGGCGGCGGCCGCTGAGGAAGCGGCTGAGTAA
- the punC gene encoding purine nucleoside transporter PunC, whose product MPSKFFIVYLALLSMLGFLATDMYLPAFGEMQQDLATGSGAISASLSIFLAGFACAQLIWGSLSDRLGRKPVLLVGLGLFAIGCAAMMWVESAAWLLFFRFLQAVGVCAAAVSWQALVVDRYSAAQAKRVFATIMPLVALSPALAPLLGAWLLEHFSWRAIFVALLLISVALLVPTLRLAGRASAENTAPQGPAPGFLMLLKSPVYSGNVLIFAACSASFFAWLTGSPFILGNLGLSPADIGLSYVPQTIAFLIGGFGCRALLNRFSGGQLLPWLLLCFSLGVIALFISAQQQTPSLFSLLAPFCLMSMSSGAIYPVVVSSALLPFPQATGKAAALQNMLQLGMCFIASLAVSTWIESPLHTTVFVMLLTILLATIGYLIQRKAARKMALQTMENPC is encoded by the coding sequence ATGCCCTCAAAATTCTTTATTGTTTATCTGGCCCTGCTCAGCATGCTGGGTTTTCTTGCTACCGATATGTACCTGCCCGCTTTTGGCGAGATGCAGCAGGATCTGGCCACCGGTTCGGGTGCGATCAGCGCCAGTCTGAGTATTTTTCTGGCCGGCTTCGCCTGCGCGCAGCTTATCTGGGGATCGTTATCCGACCGTCTTGGGCGTAAACCGGTGCTGCTGGTGGGGCTTGGGCTGTTCGCCATCGGCTGCGCGGCGATGATGTGGGTTGAATCCGCAGCGTGGCTGCTCTTTTTCCGCTTCCTGCAGGCGGTGGGCGTTTGCGCTGCCGCCGTCAGCTGGCAGGCGCTGGTTGTCGATCGCTACAGTGCCGCGCAGGCTAAACGCGTATTCGCCACCATCATGCCACTGGTCGCGCTTTCCCCCGCGCTGGCGCCGCTGCTGGGCGCCTGGCTGCTTGAGCATTTTTCCTGGCGGGCTATCTTCGTTGCACTGCTGCTGATTAGCGTGGCGCTGTTGGTCCCAACGCTTCGCCTTGCAGGCCGGGCATCCGCTGAAAACACCGCGCCGCAGGGTCCGGCACCCGGCTTCCTGATGCTGCTGAAATCCCCGGTTTACAGCGGCAACGTTCTTATTTTCGCCGCCTGTTCCGCCAGCTTCTTCGCCTGGCTTACCGGCTCGCCGTTTATTCTTGGCAATCTGGGCCTGTCACCGGCCGATATCGGCCTGAGCTACGTGCCGCAGACCATCGCCTTTTTGATTGGCGGATTTGGCTGCCGTGCGCTGCTTAATCGGTTCTCCGGCGGCCAGCTGCTGCCGTGGCTGCTGCTGTGCTTCAGCCTTGGCGTGATTGCACTGTTCATCTCCGCGCAGCAGCAGACGCCGTCATTGTTCAGCCTGCTGGCGCCGTTCTGTCTGATGTCGATGTCCAGCGGTGCGATTTACCCGGTGGTGGTGTCCAGCGCCCTGCTGCCCTTCCCGCAGGCCACGGGTAAAGCCGCGGCGTTGCAAAATATGCTGCAGCTGGGGATGTGCTTTATCGCCAGTCTGGCGGTTTCAACATGGATTGAGTCACCGCTACACACGACCGTGTTTGTCATGTTACTGACCATTTTACTGGCTACAATTGGCTATCTGATACAGCGCAAAGCCGCCAGGAAAATGGCATTACAAACGATGGAAAATCCATGCTGA
- the purR gene encoding HTH-type transcriptional repressor PurR, protein MATIKDVAKRAGVSTTTVSHVINKTRFVAEETREAVWAAIKELHYSPSAVARSLKVNHTKTIGLLATSSEAPYFAEIIEAVENRCFAKGYTLILGNAHNDLNKQQAYLSMMAQKRVDGLLVMCSEYPDSLIAMLEDHRNIPMVVMDWGEARGDFTDTVLDNAFEGGYLAGRYLIERGHRDIGAIPGQLERNTGGGRHAGFLKALNEAGITLREEWLVQGDFEPESGYRAMQQILGQKQRPTAIFCGGDVMAMGAICAADEMGLRVPQDISVIGYDNVRNARYFTPALTTVHQPKERLGETAFDMLLDRITSKREEPQTIEVHPSLIERRSVADGPFRDYRR, encoded by the coding sequence ATGGCAACAATTAAGGATGTGGCAAAGCGAGCCGGGGTTTCGACCACTACGGTGTCCCACGTAATTAATAAAACGCGCTTTGTAGCTGAAGAGACTCGTGAAGCGGTATGGGCAGCAATTAAAGAATTGCACTATTCCCCCAGCGCCGTGGCACGCAGCCTCAAGGTTAACCACACCAAAACTATCGGCCTGCTGGCAACATCCAGCGAAGCACCCTACTTTGCCGAAATCATTGAAGCCGTGGAAAACCGCTGCTTTGCCAAAGGCTATACCCTGATCCTTGGAAACGCCCATAACGACCTGAATAAGCAGCAGGCTTACCTGTCGATGATGGCGCAAAAGCGCGTCGACGGGCTGCTGGTGATGTGCTCTGAGTACCCGGATTCCCTGATCGCTATGCTGGAAGACCACCGCAATATCCCGATGGTGGTGATGGACTGGGGTGAAGCGCGCGGCGACTTTACCGATACCGTACTGGACAACGCCTTTGAGGGTGGCTATCTGGCCGGGCGCTACCTGATTGAGCGTGGACATCGCGATATCGGCGCAATCCCGGGTCAGCTGGAACGCAATACCGGCGGCGGACGCCATGCCGGTTTTCTTAAGGCACTGAACGAAGCCGGCATCACCCTGCGCGAAGAGTGGCTGGTTCAGGGCGACTTCGAACCCGAATCCGGCTATCGGGCCATGCAGCAAATCCTCGGCCAGAAACAGCGCCCTACCGCTATTTTCTGCGGTGGGGACGTGATGGCGATGGGCGCGATTTGCGCGGCCGATGAGATGGGCCTGCGCGTTCCGCAGGATATTTCGGTGATCGGTTATGATAACGTGCGCAACGCGCGCTATTTCACCCCGGCGCTGACCACGGTGCACCAGCCGAAAGAGCGGCTGGGAGAAACCGCCTTCGATATGCTGCTTGACCGCATCACCAGCAAGCGTGAAGAGCCGCAGACTATCGAAGTTCATCCTTCACTGATTGAACGCCGTTCCGTCGCTGACGGTCCGTTCCGCGACTATCGTCGCTGA
- the cydH gene encoding cytochrome bd-I oxidase subunit CydH — protein MSTDLKFSLLTTVGALLMIIAFSFTAILH, from the coding sequence ATGAGTACCGATCTGAAATTCTCACTGCTGACCACGGTGGGTGCGCTTCTGATGATTATTGCATTTAGCTTCACGGCTATTCTGCACTAA
- a CDS encoding MATE family efflux transporter — MQKYLTEARQLLMLAIPVILAQVAQTSMGFVDTVMAGAVSATDMAAVAVGTSIWLPTILFGHGLILALTPVVAQLNGSGRRDRIAWQIRQGYWLAGFSSLIIMVVLYNAGYLIGAMHNVDPALSAKAVGYLHALLWGAPGYLFFQVARNQCEGLSKTKPGMVMGFIGLLVNIPVNYIFIYGHFGMPALGGVGCGVATASVYWVMFIAMKFWVNRAAFMHDIRLETSFSAPDWKVLRRLVGLGLPVALALFFEVTLFAVVALLVSPMGIVKVAGHQIALNFSSLMFVIPLSLGVATTIRVGFRLGQGSTEQARVAAWTAQGVGICMACLTALFTVTFRHEIALLYNDNPEVVTLAAQLMLLAAVYQFSDSIQVIGSGILRGYKDTRAIFFITFIAYWVLGLPSGYVLAMTDWVVSPMGPAGFWCGFIIGLTSSAILMIWRIIRLQRQPSERILARAAH, encoded by the coding sequence GTGCAGAAGTACCTCACAGAGGCGCGCCAGTTATTAATGCTGGCAATTCCCGTGATCCTTGCGCAGGTTGCGCAAACGTCAATGGGCTTTGTCGATACGGTGATGGCCGGTGCCGTTAGCGCCACGGATATGGCCGCCGTCGCAGTGGGAACCTCTATCTGGTTGCCTACCATCCTGTTTGGCCACGGGCTGATCCTGGCGCTGACCCCGGTGGTTGCCCAGCTCAACGGTTCGGGCCGACGCGACCGCATTGCCTGGCAGATCCGCCAGGGCTACTGGCTGGCGGGATTTTCGTCGCTGATTATCATGGTGGTGCTCTATAACGCGGGCTATCTGATTGGTGCGATGCATAATGTTGACCCGGCGCTGTCGGCCAAAGCGGTCGGCTATCTGCACGCGCTGCTGTGGGGCGCACCGGGCTATCTGTTTTTCCAGGTCGCTCGTAACCAGTGCGAAGGGCTGTCCAAAACCAAGCCGGGCATGGTGATGGGCTTTATTGGCCTGCTGGTGAATATCCCGGTTAACTACATCTTTATCTACGGCCATTTTGGTATGCCCGCCCTCGGCGGCGTCGGCTGCGGGGTGGCAACGGCTTCGGTCTACTGGGTGATGTTTATCGCCATGAAATTCTGGGTCAATCGGGCGGCGTTTATGCATGATATTCGCCTTGAGACGTCATTTTCCGCCCCGGACTGGAAGGTGCTGCGCCGCCTCGTCGGGCTTGGGCTGCCGGTCGCACTGGCGTTATTCTTTGAAGTCACGCTGTTTGCCGTTGTGGCTCTGCTGGTTTCGCCGATGGGCATCGTCAAAGTCGCCGGTCATCAGATTGCGCTTAACTTCAGCTCGCTGATGTTTGTTATCCCGCTGTCGCTGGGCGTCGCCACCACCATTCGCGTCGGTTTCCGCCTTGGACAGGGCTCAACCGAGCAGGCGCGCGTTGCTGCCTGGACCGCGCAGGGCGTGGGGATTTGCATGGCCTGTCTGACCGCACTGTTTACGGTGACGTTCCGTCATGAAATCGCCCTGCTGTATAACGATAATCCTGAGGTCGTTACCCTGGCGGCGCAGCTGATGCTGCTGGCGGCCGTGTATCAGTTCTCGGATTCCATTCAGGTGATTGGCAGCGGCATTCTGCGCGGCTATAAAGATACCCGGGCGATTTTCTTTATTACCTTTATTGCCTACTGGGTGCTCGGCCTGCCCAGCGGGTACGTGCTGGCGATGACCGACTGGGTGGTGTCACCGATGGGGCCAGCGGGCTTCTGGTGCGGTTTTATCATCGGACTGACCAGTTCGGCGATATTAATGATCTGGCGCATTATCCGCCTGCAGCGACAGCCTTCGGAGCGTATCCTGGCGCGCGCAGCACACTAA